The following coding sequences are from one Syntrophomonadaceae bacterium window:
- a CDS encoding rubrerythrin family protein, translating to GKKAETEGFKNVGRLFKAIAEAETIHALKHLEITGKVKTTAENLTAAVEGEHYEFTAMYPEFIKDAETEGHSDALRSFKFALEAEKAHGSLFAEVKAMVEKGKDLETEGLHLCPVCGYVGLDPVPANCPICKARSASFIAF from the coding sequence TGGTAAAAAGGCTGAAACCGAGGGTTTTAAAAATGTTGGCAGGCTGTTTAAAGCAATTGCGGAGGCTGAGACCATTCATGCACTGAAACACCTGGAAATTACAGGCAAGGTAAAAACCACAGCGGAAAACCTTACTGCTGCGGTAGAGGGCGAGCATTACGAATTTACCGCCATGTACCCTGAATTCATTAAAGACGCTGAAACAGAAGGGCATTCTGATGCCCTGAGGAGCTTCAAATTCGCATTAGAAGCTGAAAAGGCCCATGGCAGCCTGTTTGCCGAAGTAAAGGCAATGGTTGAAAAAGGCAAAGACTTAGAAACCGAGGGACTGCATCTTTGTCCTGTGTGTGGCTATGTAGGCCTTGACCCTGTCCCAGCCAATTGCCCTATTTGTAAAGCCCGGTCAGCTTCTTTTATTGCCTTTTAA